Below is a genomic region from Dehalococcoides mccartyi.
CTTTCTTCAGGGATTCTTCATCCATGCCATTGCATAAAAGGGCTGTACCCTTGAAATCTGCCGGCAGGCGGCGGAAGCTATATGCGTCTACATCCAGCGAGATAACTTCGTTGCCTTCTTTATCCAGCATGGTGGCCAGCTGGGCGCCAACCCGCCCGCAACCCATTATGACTACTTTCATCTTCTACACCTTGCGCTGATGATAAACTATTACCCGGCAGGGAGCGTTTTGGAGTATATAGGGCAGTACATCGCCCATGCAAAACTCCCCGAAACGGGTTTTATAGCTAAGACCTATCAGTATAAGGTCTATTTCTTTTTCTACAGCTTCGTCAATAATGGCATTGGCTACTTCGCGTGCCTGAAGAAGGTCTGTTTCCAGTTTTACACCCTGTTTTTCAGCTATTTCTTCGGCTTTGGCCAAAATGCCTTCAGCCTTGGTTATGGCAGATGAAAGCTCGGCGTCGAGAGGTAAAGCCCGTTCAACCGGAATAATATGAACAGCAAATACCCTGGTTTTGCCGGAAACTTTGGATATAGTGCAGGCTAAGCTTATAGCCTCTTCGTCAGTTTCCGTGCCGTCTACAGGTACCAGTATACGTTCAAATTCCATAGTTTATCGGATAGCCCCTCATTTCCATAAAGTCCATTATAAACTGCAGTTTAATACTTTACAACTAAGGGGGTACTTAACGCCAGCGCCAGAAGGCCGGTACGAATAAAACCAGCAGGGTGAAAAGCTCTATTCTGCCCACCAGCATG
It encodes:
- a CDS encoding universal stress protein, whose translation is MEFERILVPVDGTETDEEAISLACTISKVSGKTRVFAVHIIPVERALPLDAELSSAITKAEGILAKAEEIAEKQGVKLETDLLQAREVANAIIDEAVEKEIDLILIGLSYKTRFGEFCMGDVLPYILQNAPCRVIVYHQRKV